GACTTTGATGATAATGATGTAAACTAACATCATTATGAAAAGACCAATAACCACTGTTGCCATACAGGTACCAAGACCTACAAGTGCATCAAGGCCGACTTTAGATACGATATCTGTCATTAAACCAAATGCTGCAAATAGGGCCAATCTCATTGCCTAAGAAACAACCTTCATAGTAATCTCCTGTATCGATTCCAGCAGATCCATTATTGGTTCAGATTTTTTTAGGTAGCGATATCATTGCAACTGCAACAAATAGTGCAAAGACGATTTATGCTTAGCATTTCTCCAGACATAAAAGATGTTAAAGGATTGCTTGGTATGATACCTATGATATGTTGAGGAATCTCAAGAAAATTAAATTCAATATTTTCTACAAGTTGTTCTGTTTTATCGATTTCCAAACTTTCTAACATTGATTCACTATCAACAAAACTCCCTGGTACTATGGCGGTAGCTACAAAGACACCAATGCCTAATGCAATAACTGTAGTTACAACAAAAAATACAGCAACAGAGATCCCCATGGTTCGAAGTTGCTCTACACTTCCAGCTGACAAGAGACCTCTAATGATAGAGGCAAAAATAAGAGGGATTATTATCATCTGAATGATCTTGAGAAACAAATGAGCAGGAATAGAAAGCCAAGTAATGATGATTTCACTAGTATCTTTCTCCACAATTCCTGTTTCAGGTCCTAAAAAAACTCCTAACAATAAACCTAAAAATAATCCAACAAGAACCTGTGCCCATAATTTTTTTTTTAATTAGATAAGTTACCTGGGGAGTAATGGATTTGAATGATTGTATCACCATTTTAATCTCAATCCTTTAACATATTTGAAAAACATCTTACAGGTTCTCAAAATTATTTAACAATCAAAATAGGACAAGTTAGACCTCGCATAAGATAGTTTGCCATACTTTCATGATATTTCTCTTCAGTAGGAGTTATTTTGGTCTGTCCTATAACAACCAACTCTATCTTATTTTCTTCTGCATACTCGGCGATGGTGTTGGGAGCAAAAGAGGATTTTAAAACAACATGTTTTAGTGGATTTTTTAGTTTTTTTGTGTCATACTCAATATTTTCTAATTCTTTTTGAATGACTTTTTTTTTATTTTCAAATTCATCCTTTTTATTTTTGTTAAATAATGTTTCAAGCGATGTAGTTTCAATACATGTGATCAATGTTACTTCTCCATCGATTTTTTCTGCAAGATCTATGGCAGCTCCTAACCCTCGTTTTGCACCTGACGTTGAATTGTATGGTACTAAAATAGAATTAAAACGAAAACTATCATTCATAACTAAACTTTGCATATATCCTGAATTTAACCTAAGCGTAATTTTCAGAAGTGAGAATTAGTAAAGGATTCACTAGTGGTAATTGAAACAAAAATAACAAGATAACATAACAGTATTATATTCTATTT
The DNA window shown above is from Nitrosopumilus sp. and carries:
- a CDS encoding dicarboxylate/amino acid:cation symporter gives rise to the protein MRLALFAAFGLMTDIVSKVGLDALVGLGTCMATVVIGLFIMMLVYIIIIKVFAKRQFYPH
- a CDS encoding dicarboxylate/amino acid:cation symporter; the protein is MLGVFLGPETGIVEKDTSEIIITWLSIPAHLFLKIIQMIIIPLIFASIIRGLLSAGSVEQLRTMGISVAVFFVVTTVIALGIGVFVATAIVPGSFVDSESMLESLEIDKTEQLVENIEFNFLEIPQHIIGIIPSNPLTSFMSGEMLSINRLCTICCSCNDIAT
- a CDS encoding universal stress protein: MNDSFRFNSILVPYNSTSGAKRGLGAAIDLAEKIDGEVTLITCIETTSLETLFNKNKKDEFENKKKVIQKELENIEYDTKKLKNPLKHVVLKSSFAPNTIAEYAEENKIELVVIGQTKITPTEEKYHESMANYLMRGLTCPILIVK